A genome region from Aliivibrio salmonicida LFI1238 includes the following:
- the oppB gene encoding oligopeptide ABC transporter permease OppB, with amino-acid sequence MRFAPGNPFSTERPLPPEVMANINAKYGLDKPVFEQYTTYLGNIIQGDFGPSFKYQDYTVNELVEAALPVSAKIGFFAFIFTVVFGVSIGTLAALKQNTWLDYSIMSTAMIGVVMPSFVLAPALIYLFSIELGWFPAGGWHDGSFKYMLLPILGMSFLYIATFARITRGSMIETLNSNFIRTARAKGLSYRYIVLKHALKPALLPVVSYMGPAFVGIITGSVVIETIFGLPGIGKLFVNAAFNRDYSLVMGITILIGFLFILFNAIVDVLLAIIDPKIRY; translated from the coding sequence ATGAGATTTGCTCCCGGCAACCCATTTTCCACAGAACGTCCACTTCCTCCGGAAGTCATGGCGAACATCAATGCTAAATATGGTTTAGACAAACCTGTTTTTGAGCAATATACGACTTACCTTGGAAATATTATTCAAGGCGATTTTGGTCCATCATTTAAATATCAAGATTACACCGTAAACGAACTGGTTGAGGCAGCGTTACCTGTATCGGCTAAGATCGGCTTTTTTGCTTTTATTTTTACGGTGGTATTTGGTGTCTCAATTGGTACTTTAGCGGCATTGAAGCAAAATACTTGGCTTGATTACAGTATTATGTCCACCGCGATGATTGGGGTGGTGATGCCTTCCTTTGTACTCGCCCCCGCACTAATTTATTTATTCTCTATTGAACTCGGTTGGTTCCCTGCTGGTGGGTGGCATGATGGCTCGTTTAAATACATGCTATTGCCTATTCTCGGTATGTCATTCTTATATATAGCGACGTTTGCTCGTATTACTCGCGGCAGTATGATTGAAACATTGAACAGTAACTTTATCCGCACCGCTCGTGCGAAAGGATTAAGCTACCGTTACATTGTGTTAAAGCACGCACTTAAGCCTGCATTACTTCCGGTTGTTTCTTATATGGGACCTGCATTTGTGGGCATTATTACAGGCTCGGTAGTTATTGAAACCATTTTTGGTTTACCGGGTATTGGTAAATTGTTTGTGAATGCTGCGTTTAACCGTGATTATTCACTAGTAATGGGGATCACCATTTTGATTGGTTTTCTATTCATTCTTTTCAACGCCATCGTTGATGTATTGCTAGCAATAATTGACCCGAAAATTCGTTATTAA
- the oppC gene encoding oligopeptide ABC transporter permease OppC produces the protein MLTKKANLEAIESFSENLEIEGRSLWQDARLRFMRNKAAMISLCVLTIMTLAVVFLPMFSQYAYDDTDWYALHEAPSLTHLFGTDSLGRDLFVRTLVGGRISLMVGILGALVAVVIGTLYGATSGFVGGKIDRVMMRFIEILYAVPFMFLVIVLVTFFGRNIILIFVAIGAIAWLDMARIVRGQTLSLRSKEFIEAAHVCGVSKWGIITRHIVPNVLGIVAVYSTLLIPSMILTESFLSFLGLGVQEPMTSWGALLQEGSQTMEVAIWQLIFPALFMVVTLFCFNYVGDGLRDALDPKDR, from the coding sequence ATGTTAACGAAAAAAGCAAATTTAGAAGCGATCGAGAGTTTCTCTGAAAATCTAGAAATAGAAGGTCGTAGTTTATGGCAGGATGCCCGTTTACGCTTTATGAGAAATAAAGCCGCGATGATCAGCTTATGTGTATTAACTATAATGACACTTGCTGTTGTCTTTTTACCGATGTTTAGTCAATACGCTTATGATGATACGGATTGGTATGCATTGCACGAAGCACCAAGCCTTACGCATCTTTTTGGCACCGATAGTTTAGGGCGTGACCTTTTTGTACGTACCTTGGTTGGTGGTCGAATCTCCTTGATGGTGGGTATTTTAGGAGCACTGGTAGCGGTAGTTATCGGTACGCTTTATGGCGCAACTTCTGGTTTTGTCGGTGGTAAAATCGACCGAGTTATGATGCGTTTTATTGAGATCCTATACGCGGTTCCATTCATGTTCTTAGTTATTGTACTAGTGACGTTTTTTGGTCGAAATATTATCCTGATCTTTGTTGCGATCGGTGCCATTGCTTGGCTTGATATGGCACGTATAGTTCGTGGACAAACATTGAGTTTACGAAGTAAAGAGTTCATTGAAGCGGCACACGTTTGTGGTGTGAGTAAGTGGGGAATTATTACTCGTCATATCGTGCCTAATGTACTGGGTATTGTTGCGGTATATTCAACGTTACTTATCCCAAGCATGATCTTAACTGAATCATTCCTATCTTTCCTTGGCTTAGGGGTGCAAGAGCCAATGACGAGTTGGGGGGCTTTACTCCAAGAAGGCTCTCAAACCATGGAAGTGGCTATTTGGCAGCTCATTTTCCCTGCGTTATTTATGGTTGTTACCTTGTTCTGTTTTAACTATGTAGGTGATGGTTTACGTGATGCGCTGGATCCAAAAGACAGATAA
- the oppD gene encoding ABC transporter ATP-binding protein, protein MSLLDVKDLRVEFTTQDGNVTAVNDLNFSLEQGETLGIVGESGSGKSQTVFALMGLLAKNGIITGSAKFEGKEVLNLPEHELNKIRAEQMAMIFQDPMTSLNPYMKVSAQLMEVLMLHKGMGKAEAFEESVRMLEAVKIPEARKRITMYPHEFSGGMRQRVMIAMALLCRPKLLIADEPTTALDVTIQAQIMQLLNELKSEFNTAIIMITHDLGVVAGSCDKVLVMYAGRTMEYGTVNEIFYEPSHPYAEGLLKAIPRLDQVGDILPTIPGNPPNLLRLPTGCPYQERCHRVMDRCKQEAPILLPFGDGRLRACFSDQGAW, encoded by the coding sequence ATGAGTTTATTAGATGTAAAAGATCTGCGTGTCGAGTTTACAACTCAAGATGGCAATGTCACCGCAGTAAATGATTTAAATTTTTCACTAGAGCAAGGTGAGACATTAGGCATTGTTGGCGAATCTGGTTCGGGTAAATCTCAAACTGTTTTCGCATTAATGGGTCTATTAGCAAAAAACGGTATTATTACGGGCAGTGCTAAATTTGAAGGTAAAGAAGTTTTAAATTTACCAGAACATGAATTGAATAAAATTCGTGCAGAACAAATGGCAATGATTTTCCAAGACCCGATGACATCATTAAATCCTTACATGAAAGTCAGTGCTCAGTTAATGGAAGTATTAATGCTTCACAAAGGCATGGGAAAAGCAGAGGCATTTGAAGAATCAGTTCGAATGTTAGAAGCGGTTAAAATCCCTGAAGCTCGTAAGCGTATAACGATGTACCCACATGAGTTCTCCGGCGGTATGCGCCAACGAGTAATGATTGCAATGGCCTTATTATGCAGACCAAAATTATTGATTGCAGATGAACCAACAACGGCTTTGGATGTAACTATTCAAGCTCAAATCATGCAGTTGTTGAATGAGTTGAAAAGCGAATTTAATACGGCAATTATCATGATTACTCATGACTTAGGTGTTGTTGCTGGTTCTTGTGACAAAGTATTAGTGATGTATGCTGGACGCACGATGGAGTACGGTACCGTTAATGAAATATTTTACGAACCAAGTCATCCATATGCGGAAGGTTTGCTAAAAGCGATCCCTCGTTTAGATCAAGTTGGCGATATACTACCAACGATTCCTGGTAATCCACCGAACTTACTGCGTTTACCTACTGGCTGCCCTTATCAAGAGCGCTGCCATCGTGTTATGGACCGTTGTAAGCAAGAAGCGCCGATTCTTCTGCCATTTGGTGATGGTCGCTTACGTGCTTGTTTTTCTGATCAGGGGGCGTGGTAA
- the oppF gene encoding murein tripeptide/oligopeptide ABC transporter ATP binding protein OppF, with product MSADKKLLLEVKNLKVHFSIASKSVWPWVKPANLKAVDGVNVRLYEGETLGVVGESGCGKSTFARAIIGLVEATEGEVLWLGQDLTKLDDEPLRQKRKEIQMIFQDPLASLNPRMTVGDIIAEPLQTFYPKLTKEEVKDRVKEMMMKVGLLPNVINRYPHEFSGGQCQRIGIARALILKPKMIICDEPVSALDVSIQAQVVNLLKELQKELGLSLVFIAHDLSVVKHISDRVLVMYLGNEVELGESDALFSDPKHPYTKALMSAVPIPDPKLERAKVIDMLEGDLPSPINPPSGCVFRTRCPQATEICAQTKPELKGTDVHAVSCLAVTS from the coding sequence ATGTCAGCAGATAAAAAACTTCTTTTGGAAGTCAAAAACTTAAAAGTTCATTTTAGTATTGCATCTAAATCAGTGTGGCCATGGGTAAAACCAGCCAACTTAAAAGCGGTTGATGGGGTGAATGTTCGCTTGTATGAAGGTGAGACTCTAGGTGTTGTTGGTGAATCTGGTTGTGGTAAATCTACTTTTGCTCGAGCGATTATCGGTTTAGTTGAAGCCACCGAGGGTGAAGTTCTTTGGCTTGGTCAAGATTTGACGAAGTTGGATGATGAGCCTTTACGCCAAAAACGAAAAGAGATTCAAATGATCTTCCAGGATCCGCTGGCGTCTTTGAATCCTAGAATGACTGTTGGTGATATCATTGCTGAACCTCTGCAAACGTTTTATCCTAAACTTACGAAAGAAGAGGTGAAGGATCGAGTAAAAGAGATGATGATGAAGGTTGGTTTGTTACCAAACGTCATTAACCGTTATCCACATGAATTCTCTGGTGGTCAATGTCAGCGCATCGGAATTGCACGAGCCTTGATACTTAAACCAAAAATGATCATCTGTGATGAGCCAGTATCGGCGCTTGATGTTTCTATTCAAGCTCAAGTTGTTAACTTACTTAAAGAGTTACAAAAAGAATTAGGTTTAAGCTTAGTTTTTATTGCTCATGACCTTTCTGTGGTTAAGCACATTTCTGATCGCGTACTTGTTATGTATTTAGGTAACGAAGTTGAGTTAGGTGAATCTGATGCTTTGTTTAGCGATCCTAAACACCCGTACACAAAAGCATTAATGTCAGCGGTACCAATCCCAGATCCTAAACTTGAAAGAGCAAAGGTGATTGATATGCTAGAAGGGGATCTTCCTTCTCCAATCAATCCGCCATCAGGGTGCGTGTTTAGAACGCGTTGCCCACAAGCAACGGAAATATGTGCACAAACAAAACCTGAGCTTAAAGGCACTGATGTTCATGCTGTCTCTTGTTTAGCGGTAACTAGCTAA
- a CDS encoding methyl-accepting chemotaxis protein has protein sequence MQSLSLQWKITIAAAIGLITLASSLIGFSIYSSIENQVVVQKQTSDSVIKQTQTLLMAEAKNQSKQIQTYLDEAIYRAEMLAESALFFQQSAEDTFMDSGDLRQSLSDMMKRPVQKYPNIYGAYSVYQPDMLDGEDFNYHDAGYASSNKIGRFAPYWFKSATKEAEMRVFTEKELSNTEREASGDASNYWFTCSLKESRLCIIDPYYYENNGVTTLISSITTPLIKEGQTIGIIGIDLDIGRLSDLVTQADNAIFNGDGAIYVVNGKGKLILSDQKNTSFGQSLDSHNNTLSMVPSWVSAGNSQLIWSDNKNKLFVFVPINLKTQRWGVIIEVDRETVFADVNKLDRLLIEHGSESLLMQGMVGLVLTVLVLTALWFATKQIVKPISLVALRLKDIASGEGDLTQRLAVQSKDEVGQLAHWFNAFLEKLQLTIKDVAQSSDELSNVAARSSSIASQSKEGSDVQFREVDMVATAVEELTQTASLVVDHSTLAADAAKQAESASNEGKELILTTESVIQFLVSNMEKAVPVAQELECNSSNITAILSVIEGISEQTNLLALNAAIEAARAGEQGRGFAVVADEVRQLARRTGDSVDEIRIVIEKLQSGTKSVVTAITEGNTIALDGASTIKLSVESLQQISAAVVTIQDMNMQIVRAAEEQQAVSNEVNQSVSNIRDSSHKMLEQANSGEAVGLELSSLSTQQKQLMSQFKV, from the coding sequence ATGCAGTCACTTTCTCTTCAGTGGAAAATAACCATCGCGGCAGCCATTGGGCTTATTACTCTTGCTTCTTCGCTCATTGGTTTTTCCATTTATTCCTCGATTGAAAATCAAGTGGTTGTTCAAAAGCAGACGTCAGATTCTGTTATTAAGCAAACTCAAACGCTATTAATGGCAGAAGCAAAAAATCAATCAAAACAAATTCAAACTTACTTAGATGAAGCGATTTATCGAGCTGAAATGCTTGCTGAAAGTGCGCTGTTTTTTCAACAAAGTGCTGAAGATACCTTTATGGACAGTGGTGACTTACGCCAGTCTTTAAGTGACATGATGAAGAGACCAGTACAGAAATACCCTAATATTTATGGTGCATACAGCGTATATCAACCAGATATGTTAGATGGAGAAGATTTTAATTATCATGATGCAGGTTATGCGAGTTCAAATAAAATAGGGCGCTTTGCTCCTTATTGGTTTAAATCAGCAACCAAAGAAGCTGAAATGCGTGTCTTTACAGAAAAAGAGCTGAGTAACACAGAAAGAGAAGCGAGCGGAGATGCGTCGAATTACTGGTTTACGTGTAGTTTAAAAGAAAGCCGTTTGTGCATTATTGATCCTTATTATTATGAAAATAATGGGGTAACGACACTTATCAGTTCTATTACCACTCCTTTGATAAAAGAAGGACAAACAATAGGAATTATTGGTATTGACCTTGATATAGGTCGTCTTTCTGACCTAGTCACTCAAGCTGATAACGCTATTTTCAATGGTGATGGTGCGATTTATGTCGTCAATGGAAAAGGAAAACTCATATTATCAGATCAGAAAAACACCTCTTTTGGCCAATCTTTAGATTCACATAATAATACATTATCAATGGTACCTTCGTGGGTCTCTGCTGGAAACTCACAATTAATATGGTCTGATAATAAAAATAAGTTGTTTGTGTTTGTGCCAATCAATTTAAAAACACAGCGTTGGGGAGTCATTATTGAAGTCGATAGAGAAACGGTGTTTGCAGATGTCAATAAATTAGACCGTTTACTTATTGAACATGGGAGTGAATCTTTATTAATGCAAGGAATGGTTGGTTTAGTCTTAACCGTTTTAGTGTTAACTGCTTTATGGTTTGCCACGAAACAGATTGTAAAACCTATTTCATTAGTGGCTTTACGTTTAAAAGATATCGCTTCTGGTGAAGGGGATTTAACCCAACGCTTGGCTGTACAAAGTAAAGATGAAGTAGGGCAATTGGCGCATTGGTTTAATGCTTTTTTAGAAAAACTTCAATTAACAATTAAAGATGTGGCTCAAAGCAGTGATGAATTATCGAATGTAGCTGCGCGATCAAGTTCTATTGCGAGCCAATCTAAAGAAGGCAGCGATGTTCAATTTCGAGAAGTCGATATGGTTGCTACTGCGGTGGAAGAGTTAACACAAACGGCAAGCTTAGTGGTTGATCATTCAACACTCGCCGCTGATGCTGCAAAGCAAGCAGAATCGGCTTCTAATGAAGGAAAAGAATTAATATTGACGACTGAGTCCGTTATTCAATTTTTAGTCAGTAATATGGAAAAAGCGGTCCCTGTTGCTCAGGAATTAGAGTGTAATAGCTCAAATATAACCGCCATATTATCGGTTATTGAGGGAATATCTGAACAGACTAACTTACTTGCATTGAATGCGGCGATTGAAGCAGCGAGAGCGGGGGAGCAAGGAAGAGGATTTGCTGTTGTGGCTGATGAAGTTCGTCAGTTAGCAAGACGTACCGGAGATTCTGTGGATGAAATTCGCATAGTGATTGAGAAGTTACAATCAGGAACTAAATCGGTTGTAACTGCAATCACTGAGGGAAATACGATTGCACTGGATGGCGCATCGACGATTAAATTGTCGGTAGAAAGCCTGCAACAAATCAGTGCGGCTGTTGTGACAATACAGGACATGAATATGCAAATTGTGAGAGCCGCAGAAGAGCAGCAAGCCGTTTCTAATGAAGTGAATCAAAGTGTCAGTAATATCCGAGATTCAAGCCATAAGATGTTAGAACAAGCCAATTCTGGTGAAGCGGTAGGTTTAGAGCTTTCATCGTTATCAACGCAACAAAAACAATTGATGTCCCAATTTAAAGTTTAA
- a CDS encoding cupin domain-containing protein: protein MYQLSFSLQEFLSEYWQKKPVIIKGGFENFQDPVTPEELAGLTLENEVDSGFVSNLNGEWKAEHGPLTEELFDTLGETNWSIIVQAANHWHEGAAELFKPFKQMPNWLFDDVMISYSVPDGGVGPHIDQYDVFIIQGQGKRHWRVGDIGEYEEEHRHGTLKQITGFDPIIDQILEPGDILYIPPGFPHDGYALEPSMSYSAGFRSPKEQELVSNFADFIIENEKNDVHYHNPDLKAQTHGTEITTQSFEDLKAMMLNALSDEQSLKQFMGEYLSNSRHHLNILPDTEKWTTEELLAYLQSGQALIKVAGVRAFYHEEEACEDNMTLYIDGESYVFPLTVKEDVIALCESSEFTLLDIENLLQDPHSVANLLQFVNTGYWFVESDEDEDEE from the coding sequence ATGTATCAATTAAGCTTTTCACTACAAGAATTTCTCTCGGAATATTGGCAGAAAAAACCCGTCATCATCAAAGGTGGTTTTGAGAACTTTCAAGATCCAGTCACACCTGAAGAATTAGCAGGTTTAACACTAGAAAACGAAGTGGACTCAGGCTTTGTTTCTAACTTAAATGGCGAATGGAAAGCAGAACACGGCCCATTAACTGAAGAACTATTTGATACACTGGGCGAAACTAACTGGTCTATTATCGTTCAAGCCGCTAACCATTGGCATGAAGGTGCAGCTGAGTTGTTTAAACCATTTAAACAAATGCCAAATTGGTTATTTGATGATGTAATGATCAGCTATTCAGTACCCGATGGTGGCGTAGGCCCGCACATTGATCAATATGATGTTTTTATTATTCAAGGCCAAGGTAAGCGTCATTGGCGTGTGGGTGATATCGGCGAATACGAAGAAGAACATCGTCATGGTACATTAAAGCAAATTACAGGTTTTGATCCGATCATTGATCAAATCTTAGAACCGGGTGATATTCTTTATATTCCACCAGGCTTTCCACACGATGGCTACGCACTAGAGCCATCAATGAGTTACTCTGCCGGCTTCCGCTCTCCAAAAGAACAAGAGCTAGTGAGTAATTTTGCGGATTTCATTATTGAAAATGAAAAAAATGATGTGCATTACCATAATCCAGATCTTAAAGCGCAAACACATGGCACAGAGATCACCACACAAAGTTTTGAAGATTTAAAAGCCATGATGCTAAATGCGTTGTCGGATGAACAGAGCCTTAAGCAATTTATGGGAGAGTATTTAAGTAACTCTCGCCATCATTTGAACATTTTGCCTGATACTGAGAAGTGGACAACAGAAGAGTTATTGGCTTATCTACAATCAGGTCAAGCTCTGATTAAAGTGGCCGGTGTTCGTGCTTTCTATCATGAAGAAGAAGCATGTGAAGACAACATGACACTTTATATTGATGGTGAGAGCTATGTGTTCCCACTAACAGTAAAAGAGGATGTGATTGCTTTATGTGAATCATCAGAATTTACACTACTTGATATTGAGAACTTACTGCAAGATCCGCACTCAGTGGCTAACCTGCTGCAATTTGTCAACACAGGTTACTGGTTCGTAGAATCAGACGAAGACGAAGACGAAGAATAA
- the pflA gene encoding pyruvate formate lyase 1-activating protein — translation MSVGRIHSFESCGTVDGPGIRFIIFLQGCLMRCMYCHNRDTWDTHEGKEVSVTELIEEAKSYRHFMKASGGGITCSGGEAMLQPEFVRDFFQAAQAEGMHTCLDTNGYIRKHTDVVDEVLAASDLVMLDIKHMKDEIHHDFIGVSNRRTLDFARYLHKIGKKTWIRYVIVPGYTDDEESAHMLGDFIKDMDNIEKVELLPYHQLGAHKWEAMGLKYPLDGVNPPSKETMEKMVAILSQYHDNVRY, via the coding sequence ATGTCTGTAGGTCGTATTCACTCTTTTGAATCTTGTGGTACCGTTGATGGTCCTGGTATTCGCTTTATCATTTTTTTACAAGGCTGCTTAATGCGTTGTATGTATTGCCATAATCGCGATACTTGGGATACACATGAAGGCAAAGAAGTCTCTGTGACTGAATTAATCGAAGAAGCCAAAAGCTACCGTCACTTTATGAAAGCGTCAGGTGGCGGCATTACCTGTTCTGGTGGTGAAGCCATGCTTCAACCAGAATTCGTACGTGATTTCTTTCAAGCAGCACAAGCCGAAGGCATGCACACGTGTTTAGATACCAATGGCTATATTCGTAAGCATACTGATGTCGTTGATGAAGTTCTTGCTGCTTCTGATCTTGTTATGCTTGATATTAAGCACATGAAAGATGAAATCCACCACGATTTTATTGGTGTATCAAATAGACGAACATTGGACTTTGCTCGTTACCTGCATAAGATCGGTAAAAAAACATGGATCCGTTACGTAATTGTTCCTGGCTACACTGATGATGAAGAATCAGCACACATGCTAGGTGATTTCATTAAAGATATGGATAACATAGAGAAAGTAGAATTACTTCCATACCACCAACTTGGTGCCCATAAATGGGAAGCAATGGGTTTAAAATATCCGCTTGATGGTGTTAATCCTCCTTCAAAAGAGACAATGGAAAAAATGGTTGCTATCCTAAGCCAATATCACGATAACGTTAGATACTGA
- a CDS encoding IS4 family transposase has translation MDVSQALNIINDWKPSNVETLADLLPIHLIDEAYSLTDTVTMRKRKLTLESMVWLLVGMAIYNNKSMKDLVNQLDIVDRTGKAFVAPSALTQRRKNLGEAAMKAVFERMTSSWLKSANLPKWNGLTLLGVDGVVWRAPDNQKNEEAFSRQKGTQYPQVRMVCQMELSSHLITASAFDNYNTNEMILAEKLIDSTPDHSVTMFDKGFYSLGLLHKWQMTGSERHWLIPLKKNTQYEIIRSLGRNDKLVILRSNPRARKLFSNLPETMTARLVTRKIKGKDYQVLTSMIDPLRYPLKDIVGLYEHRWEIELGYREQKQYMLGNRLTLRSRLPELVKQELWGILLTYNLIRYQMVELCFNLKGNYLPYQLSFNGTLAHVSALLVGLPYSTPGAIPRQLKGFHQMAESLILDRRRERTFPRMVKPRPQRYARNKNAIHP, from the coding sequence ATGGATGTTTCTCAAGCTCTAAACATAATCAATGACTGGAAACCTAGCAACGTAGAGACTCTCGCTGATTTACTTCCAATCCATCTGATTGATGAGGCTTATTCTCTCACTGATACGGTGACGATGAGGAAGCGAAAGCTTACTCTTGAATCAATGGTATGGTTACTTGTTGGTATGGCTATCTATAACAATAAATCCATGAAGGATTTAGTTAATCAGCTTGATATTGTAGACCGTACAGGTAAAGCTTTTGTCGCTCCTAGTGCCCTTACTCAGCGCCGAAAAAATCTAGGTGAAGCAGCAATGAAAGCAGTCTTTGAGCGAATGACAAGTTCCTGGCTTAAGAGTGCTAATCTTCCTAAATGGAATGGACTAACTCTCTTAGGCGTTGATGGTGTTGTATGGAGAGCACCTGATAACCAGAAAAATGAAGAGGCTTTTTCTCGCCAAAAAGGAACTCAATATCCACAGGTAAGAATGGTTTGCCAAATGGAGCTAAGCAGTCATCTTATTACAGCGAGCGCTTTCGATAATTACAATACAAATGAAATGATATTGGCAGAGAAGTTAATAGATAGTACACCTGACCATAGCGTAACTATGTTCGATAAGGGGTTCTATTCATTAGGATTACTACATAAATGGCAGATGACAGGCTCAGAGCGTCACTGGCTTATTCCCCTTAAAAAAAATACTCAATATGAAATAATTCGATCGCTAGGTCGTAATGACAAACTTGTTATTCTTCGGAGTAACCCAAGAGCAAGAAAACTGTTTTCTAATTTACCTGAAACGATGACTGCTCGTCTCGTGACTCGAAAAATTAAAGGAAAAGATTATCAAGTTCTGACGTCAATGATTGACCCATTACGTTACCCATTGAAAGATATAGTCGGTCTTTATGAGCATCGTTGGGAAATAGAATTGGGTTACCGAGAGCAGAAACAATACATGTTAGGAAATCGCTTAACACTACGAAGCCGTCTGCCTGAATTAGTGAAACAAGAACTATGGGGTATCTTGTTGACTTATAATTTAATTCGCTACCAAATGGTAGAGCTTTGCTTTAATTTAAAAGGAAATTATCTCCCTTATCAATTGAGTTTTAATGGGACACTTGCTCATGTATCTGCATTATTAGTTGGTTTACCATACTCAACGCCAGGAGCGATCCCTCGACAATTAAAAGGCTTCCACCAGATGGCTGAAAGCTTAATACTTGATAGGCGAAGGGAAAGAACATTCCCTCGAATGGTAAAACCAAGACCTCAACGATATGCCAGAAACAAGAATGCCATTCACCCTTAA